In one Tripterygium wilfordii isolate XIE 37 chromosome 22, ASM1340144v1, whole genome shotgun sequence genomic region, the following are encoded:
- the LOC119990967 gene encoding vacuolar protein sorting-associated protein 41 homolog isoform X1: MPSDNPRLRDTSYEVLGQRCVCKWWMYVCVCMHMKMYHYTIHVFYFHFLMKANGVPLFVVKQVAFVALATDPSLHKDLLSTVKSWPPVIYSAFPVISAIEPQLNTSSMTDSLKEALSELYVIDGQYGKLFRSSLMEVFDADPFSPSLSDEARYL; the protein is encoded by the exons ATGCCGTCAGATAACCCCAGACTTCGTGATACATCTTATGAGGTTTTGGGACAAAGATGCGTGTGTAAATGGTGGATGTATGTATGTGTCTGTATGCATATGAAGATGTATCACTATACAATTCATGTGTTTTACTTTCATTTTCTTATGAAGGCAAATGGGGTGCCATTGTTTGTTGTGAAACAGGTTGCTTTTGTAGCGCTGGCTACAGATCCATCTCTCCATAAGGATCTTTTATCAACTGTTAAATCTTGGCCACCTGTCATATATTCTGCATTTCCTGTTATATCTGCCATAGAACCCCAGCTGAATACTTCATCCATGACTGATTCCCTAAAAGAG GCACTATCAGAGCTCTATGTAATTGATGGGCAGTATGGAAAGCTTTTTCGCTCTTCGCTGATGGAAGTATTTGATGCAGATCCTTTCTCACCAAGTTTGT CTGATGAAGCCAGATATCTTTGA
- the LOC119991959 gene encoding thioredoxin domain-containing protein 9 homolog, which produces MENPKVQEILERQVLNVVKAVEDKLDEEISALDRLDSDDIEALRERRLQQMKKMAEKRRQYLALGHGEYSEIPSEKEFFSVVKSSERLVCHFYRENWPCKVMDKHMSILAKQHMETRFVKIQAEKSPFLSERLKIIVLPTLALVRKGKVEDYVVGFDELGGTDEFSTEELEERLAKAQVIIFEGESSQSIVKSSAQTKRSVRQSANCDSNSD; this is translated from the exons ATGGAGAATCCGAAAGTTCAAGAG ATTTTAGAGAGACAGGTATTGAATGTAGTCAAGGCGGTGGAGGACAAGCTGGACGAGGAGATCTCAGCCTTAGATCGCCTAGACAGTGACGACATTGAGGCTTTGAGGGAGCGGAGGCTGCAGCAGATGAAGAAGATGGCGGAGAAGCGTCGTCAGTATCTTGCTCTTGGCCATGGGGAGTACTCTGAGATCCCGTCCGAGAAGGAATTCTTCTCCGTCGTGAAATCCAGTGAACGGTTGGTTTGTCACTTCTATCGTGAGAACTGGCCTTGCAAG GTGATGGACAAACATATGAGTATATTGGCAAAGCAGCACATGGAGACACGGTTTGTAAAAATTCAAGCTGAGAAAAGTCCATTCTTGTCGGAGAGGCTTAAGATCATTGTTTTACCAACTCTTGCACTTGTAAGGAAGGGCAAAGTGGAAGACTACGTG GTAGGATTTGATGAGCTTGGTGGGACAGATGAGTTTAGCACTGAGGAACTGGAGGAAAGGCTTGCTAAGGCTCAAGTCATCATATTTGAAGGTGAATCTTCTCAGAGTATTGTAAAATCAAGTGCACAAACCAAGAGGAGTGTCCGACAAAGTGCAAATTGTGACTCCAATTCAGACTAA
- the LOC119990967 gene encoding vacuolar protein sorting-associated protein 41 homolog isoform X2 yields MPSDNPRLRDTSYEVLGQRCVCKWWMYVCVCMHMKMYHYTIHVFYFHFLMKANGVPLFVVKQVAFVALATDPSLHKDLLSTVKSWPPVIYSAFPVISAIEPQLNTSSMTDSLKEALSELYVIDGQYGKLFRSSLMEVFDADPFSPTDEARYL; encoded by the exons ATGCCGTCAGATAACCCCAGACTTCGTGATACATCTTATGAGGTTTTGGGACAAAGATGCGTGTGTAAATGGTGGATGTATGTATGTGTCTGTATGCATATGAAGATGTATCACTATACAATTCATGTGTTTTACTTTCATTTTCTTATGAAGGCAAATGGGGTGCCATTGTTTGTTGTGAAACAGGTTGCTTTTGTAGCGCTGGCTACAGATCCATCTCTCCATAAGGATCTTTTATCAACTGTTAAATCTTGGCCACCTGTCATATATTCTGCATTTCCTGTTATATCTGCCATAGAACCCCAGCTGAATACTTCATCCATGACTGATTCCCTAAAAGAG GCACTATCAGAGCTCTATGTAATTGATGGGCAGTATGGAAAGCTTTTTCGCTCTTCGCTGATGGAAGTATTTGATGCAGATCCTTTCTCACCAA CTGATGAAGCCAGATATCTTTGA
- the LOC119990967 gene encoding vacuolar protein sorting-associated protein 41 homolog isoform X3 yields MVDVAFVALATDPSLHKDLLSTVKSWPPVIYSAFPVISAIEPQLNTSSMTDSLKEALSELYVIDGQYGKLFRSSLMEVFDADPFSPSLSDEARYL; encoded by the exons ATGGTGGAT GTTGCTTTTGTAGCGCTGGCTACAGATCCATCTCTCCATAAGGATCTTTTATCAACTGTTAAATCTTGGCCACCTGTCATATATTCTGCATTTCCTGTTATATCTGCCATAGAACCCCAGCTGAATACTTCATCCATGACTGATTCCCTAAAAGAG GCACTATCAGAGCTCTATGTAATTGATGGGCAGTATGGAAAGCTTTTTCGCTCTTCGCTGATGGAAGTATTTGATGCAGATCCTTTCTCACCAAGTTTGT CTGATGAAGCCAGATATCTTTGA
- the LOC119991813 gene encoding syndetin-like isoform X1 gives MQPNPFPFASVIGNSFLFSNGGEVSETGFAGSRVFFFLPFLLSQGGDMDLSKVGEKILSSVRSARSLGLLPPAPDRPEVPARAAAAAVVARALAGLPPHQRYNLPSSSEELRSIYGSKPYGQDHVVEELEEQFYEEDFDPVGFILEHIPSGENELEYFEKQAALRLAQLDGVAERLSLHVMEHHEVMVKGMHLVREVEKDLKVANVICLNGRRHLTSSMNEVSRDLIVNSNSKKKQALLDILPLLTELRHALDMQTALESLAGEGNYCKAFQVLSEYLQLLDSFSELSAIQEMSRGVEVWLGRTLQKLDSLLLAVCQEFKGEGYITVVDAYALIGDVSGLAEKIQSFFMQEVLSETQSVLKSIVQEDQEAKMQNSRLTYSDLCLQIPESKFRKCLLRTLAVLFRLMCSYYEIMNFQLENQVSACQSSSTKENCDTSSNSGEIQKSDSVTKISCNDPGNNDSISESVNGTSGSSYTEELTRNISLTDPLRTTDSSSIESHHPVDVAGNDSDEPSSSGSPWYQLRSDATAFVSQTLLRGRKNLWQLTTSRVSVLLSSTAVGSTSIHQFLKNYEDLNVFILAGEAFCGVEAIEFRQKLKAVCENYFAAFHRQSAYALKMVLEKESWLTLPPDTIEVISFAGLVGDGAALIIPSNSNSTNARVLHTDKLVNSVDSAYKKSGFTHWLKSGNPFILKLTHASREGQSPILNGKISGDYDGDVNVNFLGDKFSPKKADVNHMNGATGSEDENEDLLADFIDEDSQLPSRISRPNVSSSRSSHRIADEITAQTGSSLCLLRSMDKYARLMQKLEAVNIEFFKGICQLFEFFFYYVFETFGQQNTTSSGRSSTDVLNYRLKTALSRIMQDCDQWIKPQSGPFSSASPTSLNTSFVRADVTPTSPSNTNFGHLQGTSFGLKERCAGVETISLVAQILHRSKAHLQSMLLQKNPVMVEDFYVHLVDSVPDLAEHIHRTTARLLLQINGYVDRIANAKWEVKELGLEHNGYVDLLLGEFKHYKTRLAHGGINKEVQDQLLEYGVEIVAETLVEGLSRVKRCTDEGRALMSLDLQVLINGLRHFVPVNVKPKLQIVETFIKAYYLPQTEYVHWVHAHPEYSKNQIVGLINLVAAMKGWKRKSRLEVLEKIE, from the exons ATGCAGCCAAATCCGTTCCCATTCGCTAGCGTGATTGGTAATTCGTTTCTGTTTTCCAATGGTGGGGAAGTGAGCGAGACTGGGTTTGCGGGGTCtagggttttcttctttctcccgTTTTTGTTGTCCCAAGGAGGCGACATGGATCTTTCCAAGGTTGGTGAGAAGATTTTGAGTTCTGTTCGATCCGCTAGATCGCTTGGCCTCTTGCCTCCCGCTCCTGATCGTCCGGAG GTTCCAGCTCGAGCTGCAGCTGCTGCGGTTGTCGCCCGTGCACTAGCAGGATTGCCTCCTCATCAGAGGTACAATCTCCCATCAAGTTCTGAAGAACTGCGATCAATATATGGAAGCAAACCGTATGGTCAAGATCATGTGGTGGAGGAGCTAGAGGAACAGTTTTATGAAGAG GACTTTGATCCGGTTGGCTTTATTTTAGAGCATATACCATCAGGAGAAAATGAGTTGGAATATTTTGAGAAGCAG GCTGCTCTTAGGTTAGCACAACTGGATGGAGTGGCAGAGCGATTGTCCCTCCATGTTATGGAGCATCATGAAGTAATGG TGAAGGGGATGCATTTGGTGAGAGAAGTGGAGAAGGACTTGAAGGTCGCCAATGTCATCTGCTTG AATGGAAGAAGGCATCTTACTTCATCAATGAATGAAGTTTCAAGGGATTTAATTGTAAATTCTAATTCTAAAAAGAAACAAGCTCTTCTG GACATTCTTCCACTATTAACTGAGCTTCGTCATGCATTGGACATGCAAACAGCTCTAGAATCCCTTGCTGGAGAAGGGAACTACTGCAAG GCATTTCAAGTCCTATCTGAGTATTTGCAGCTGTTAGATAGTTTTTCAGAGCTTTCAGCAATACAAGAGATGAGTCGTGGTGTGGAG GTTTGGCTGGGAAGAACTCTACAAAAGCTCGATTCACTTTTGTTGGCAGTATGCCAGGAATTCAAGGGGGAGGGTTACATTACT GTGGTTGATGCATATGCGCTCATAGGTGACGTTTCTGGTCTTGCTGAGAAGATACAAAGCTTCTTCATGCAGGAAGTTCTCTCCGAAACTCAGTCTGTGTTGAAGAGTATTGTGCAAGAG gaccaGGAAGCAAAGATGCAAAATAGCAG GCTGACATATAGCGATCTGTGCCTTCAGATACCAGAATCCAAGTTTCGGAAGTGTTTGCTGAGAACACTAGCTGTCTTGTTTAGATTGATGTGCTCATATTATGAAATCATGAACTTTCAGCTCGAAAATCAG GTTTCAGCATGTCAAAGTTCAAGTACCAAGGAGAACTGTGACACCTCTTCGAATTCAGGAGAGATTCAGAAAAGTGATTCGGTTACGAAAATTTCTTGTAATGACCCAGGAAATAATGATTCTATTTCAGAATCTGTAAATGGAACTTCTGGTTCATCTTATACAGAGGAATTGACTAGAAATATCTCTTTGACTGATCCTCTAAGAACTACAGATTCCTCATCTATAGAATCTCATCATCCAGTTGATGTAGCTGGGAATGATAGCGATGAACCATCAAGCAGTGGATCCCCTTGGTATCAGCTGCGGAGCGATGCAACGGCCTTTGTGTCCCAAACTCTTCTTAGAGGACGCAAAAATCTTTGGCAACTCACAACAAGTCGAGTCTCGGTGTTGCTATCTTCAACTGCTGTTGGTTCAACAAGCATTCaccaatttttgaaaaattatgaaGATCTGAATGTCTTTATCTTAGCTGGGGAAGCCTTCTGTGGAGTTGAAGCAATTGAGTTCAGGCAGAAGTTGAAGGCTGTTTGTGAAAATTATTTTGCTGCGTTTCATAGGCAAAGTGCATAC gcACTTAAAATGGTTTTGGAAAAGGAGAGCTGGCTGACATTGCCACCAGATACGATTGAGGTAATCAGTTTTGCTGGGCTTGTTGGGGATGGAGCAGCACTAATCATTCCATCAAACAGCAACTCTACTAATGCCAGGGTACTTCATACCGACAAATTAGTTAACTCAGTTGATTCTGCTTACAAGAAGAGTGGGTTTACGCATTGGCTTAAAAGTGGAAATCCTTTTATATTGAAACTAACACATGCTTCTAGAGAGGGCCAGAGTCCTATACTAAATGGGAAAATCTCTGGAGACTACGATGGGGATGTAAATGtcaattttcttggtgataaGTTTTCTCCCAAAAAGGCTGATGTAAATCATATGAATGGTGCTACTGGCTCagaagatgaaaatgaagatcTTCTTGCGGACTTTATTGACGAGGATAGTCAACTTCCAAGTCGAATATCTAGACCAAATGTTTCAAGCTCTCGCTCTTCACATAGGATTGCAGATGAAATCACAGCACAAACAGGATCATCTCTTTGCCTTCTAAG GTCAATGGATAAATATGCTAGGCTTATGCAGAAATTAGAAGCTGTGAATATTGAGTTTTTTAAG GGAATATGCCAgttatttgagtttttcttctacTATGTATTTGAAACATTTGGCCAGCAAAATACTACCTCTAGTGGAAGGTCTTCAACTGATGTTCTTAATT ATCGTTTGAAGACGGCTTTATCCAGAATAATGCAAGATTGTGATCAGTGGATAAAACCGCAGTCGGGACCTTTTTCATCTGCGTCACCGACATCTTTGAATACATCGTTCGTACGTGCTGATGTAACACCTACTAGTCCCTCTAATACAAACTTTGGTCACTTGCAAGGCACGTCTTTTGGCCTCAAG GAAAGATGTGCTGGTGTTGAAACCATATCTCTTGTTGCTCAAATATTGCATAGATCTAAAGCTCATCTACAATCAATGCTTCTTCAAAAAAATCCAGTAATGGTTGAAGATTTCTATGTACACCTG GTGGATTCTGTACCAGATCTTGCAGAGCACATACACAGAACAACTGCAAGATTACTACTACAGATTAATGG CTATGTTGATCGAATTGCTAATGCGAAATGGGAAGTGAAAGAGCTTGGGCTGGAACATAATGG GTATGTGGATTTGTTGTTGGGCGAATTTAAGCACTATAAGACAAGGCTTGCTCATGGGGGAATCAATAAAGAG GTTCAGGACCAACTCTTAGAATATGGAGTTGAAATAGTGGCTGAAACTCTTGTTGAAGGTCTCTCAAGGGTGAAAAGGTGCACTGATGAAGGACGTGCTCTCATGTCGTTAGATCTTCAG
- the LOC119992143 gene encoding lysosomal Pro-X carboxypeptidase, with protein MHRLSFLPLFSLFFFFFLFFSFSITSVSATPRLGAFRSFGKSEILKTAATTATIDDFQTFLYPQTLDHFNYKPESYTTFDQRYAINFKYWGGAKTNSPILAFLGEESSMDYDLSVIGFLTDNAPRFKALLVFIEHRYYGKSIPFGSTEEALRNASSLGYFNSAQAIADYAAVLMLIKKNLSAHLSPIIVIGGSYGGMLASWFRLKYPHVALGALASSAPILYFDDIAPQSGYYSVVTKDFKETSESCYQTIRKSWAKIDKVASKPNGLAILSKKFKTCKPLKRTFELKDYLDSIYADAAQYNEPPINRVRIVCGGIDGAYKRTGILGQIFAGVVAYMGNRSCYDMNEFNEDTSDQSRRWRWQTCSEMVMPIGHDDKDTMFPPAPFNLSSYINSCKNLFGVPPQPHWLTTYYGCHDLKLILRRFASNIIFSNGLNDPHSSGGVLTNVSDSIVAVTTVNGSHCLDILPAKETDPEWLVAQRNTEVEIIQGWLSKYYYDLHDFKEQTHV; from the exons ATGCATAGACTTTCATTTCTTCCATTGTTctcactcttcttcttcttcttccttttcttctcctttagTATTACTTCTGTTTCTGCAACACCGAGGCTCGGAGCATTTCGAAGTTTCGGAAAATCCGAAATACTCAAAACTGCAGCCACAACTGCTACTATTGACGACTTTCAGACATTCTTGTATCCCCAAACACTCGATCACTTCAACTATAAACCTGAGAGCTACACCACTTTTGATCAAAGATatgcaatcaatttcaaatactGGGGAGGTGCAAAGACTAATTCCCCGATTCTCGCGTTCCTTGGCGAAGAATCATCCATGGATTACGATCTAAGTGTTATCGGATTCCTCACTGATAACGCCCCTCGTTTTAAGGCTCTCCTGGTGTTTATAGAG CATCGCTACTATGGAAAATCAATCCCTTTTGGATCAACAGAAGAAGCATTAAGAAATGCAAGCTCTCTAGGGTACTTCAACTCGGCCCAAGCCATAGCAGATTATGCTGCTGTGCTCATGCTCATCAAGAAAAACTTATCTGCACATCTTTCTCCCATTATTGTCATTGGAGGGTCCTATGGGGGAA TGCTTGCATCTTGGTTCCGACTAAAGTATCCACATGTTGCTCTTGGAGCACTAGCTTCATCGGCTCCTATTCTTTACTTTGATGACATTGCACCACAATCTGGATACTATTCTGTTGTCACCAAAGACTTCAAA GAAACCAGTGAGAGTTGCTACCAGACAATAAGAAAATCATGGGCCAAAATCGACAAAGTAGCTTCCAAGCCTAATGGTCTTGCAATCCTCAGCAAGAAATTTAAGACCTGCAa acCTTTGAAGAGAACATTTGAGTTGAAGGACTACTTGGACTCCATATATGCAGATGCAGCTCAATACAACGAACCTCCAATAAATCGTGTGAGAATAGTGTGTGGAGGCATTGATGGAGCATACAAGAGAACAGGAAttcttggccaaatatttgcaGGTGTTGTGGCTTATATGGGAAACAGATCTTGCTATGACATGAATGAATTCAATGAAGATACTAGTGAtcaatctcgtcgatggagatgGCAA ACGTGTAGTGAGATGGTGATGCCAATTGGGCATGATGACAAAGACACTATGTTCCCACCAGCACCCTTTAATCTAAGCAGCTACATCAATTCCTGCAAGAACTTGTTTGGAGTTCCCCCTCAGCCTCACTGGCTCACAACTTATTATGGCTGCcat GATTTAAAGTTGATTCTCCGTAGGTTTGCCAGCAACATCATATTCTCCAATGGTCTCAATGATCCTCACAGCAGTGGAGG GGTGTTGACGAACGTATCAGATAGTATTGTTGCAGTCACCACAGTGAAtg GATCTCATTGCCTAGATATACTTCCAGCTAAAGAAACTGATCCAGAATGGTTGGTCGCACAGCGAAATACTGAGGTCGAGATCATCCAAGGCTGGCTCTCTAAATACTACTATGACCTCCATGACTTTAAAGAACAAACTCATGTTTGA
- the LOC119991813 gene encoding syndetin-like isoform X2, giving the protein MHLVREVEKDLKVANVICLNGRRHLTSSMNEVSRDLIVNSNSKKKQALLDILPLLTELRHALDMQTALESLAGEGNYCKAFQVLSEYLQLLDSFSELSAIQEMSRGVEVWLGRTLQKLDSLLLAVCQEFKGEGYITVVDAYALIGDVSGLAEKIQSFFMQEVLSETQSVLKSIVQEDQEAKMQNSRLTYSDLCLQIPESKFRKCLLRTLAVLFRLMCSYYEIMNFQLENQVSACQSSSTKENCDTSSNSGEIQKSDSVTKISCNDPGNNDSISESVNGTSGSSYTEELTRNISLTDPLRTTDSSSIESHHPVDVAGNDSDEPSSSGSPWYQLRSDATAFVSQTLLRGRKNLWQLTTSRVSVLLSSTAVGSTSIHQFLKNYEDLNVFILAGEAFCGVEAIEFRQKLKAVCENYFAAFHRQSAYALKMVLEKESWLTLPPDTIEVISFAGLVGDGAALIIPSNSNSTNARVLHTDKLVNSVDSAYKKSGFTHWLKSGNPFILKLTHASREGQSPILNGKISGDYDGDVNVNFLGDKFSPKKADVNHMNGATGSEDENEDLLADFIDEDSQLPSRISRPNVSSSRSSHRIADEITAQTGSSLCLLRSMDKYARLMQKLEAVNIEFFKGICQLFEFFFYYVFETFGQQNTTSSGRSSTDVLNYRLKTALSRIMQDCDQWIKPQSGPFSSASPTSLNTSFVRADVTPTSPSNTNFGHLQGTSFGLKERCAGVETISLVAQILHRSKAHLQSMLLQKNPVMVEDFYVHLVDSVPDLAEHIHRTTARLLLQINGYVDRIANAKWEVKELGLEHNGYVDLLLGEFKHYKTRLAHGGINKEVQDQLLEYGVEIVAETLVEGLSRVKRCTDEGRALMSLDLQVLINGLRHFVPVNVKPKLQIVETFIKAYYLPQTEYVHWVHAHPEYSKNQIVGLINLVAAMKGWKRKSRLEVLEKIE; this is encoded by the exons ATGCATTTGGTGAGAGAAGTGGAGAAGGACTTGAAGGTCGCCAATGTCATCTGCTTG AATGGAAGAAGGCATCTTACTTCATCAATGAATGAAGTTTCAAGGGATTTAATTGTAAATTCTAATTCTAAAAAGAAACAAGCTCTTCTG GACATTCTTCCACTATTAACTGAGCTTCGTCATGCATTGGACATGCAAACAGCTCTAGAATCCCTTGCTGGAGAAGGGAACTACTGCAAG GCATTTCAAGTCCTATCTGAGTATTTGCAGCTGTTAGATAGTTTTTCAGAGCTTTCAGCAATACAAGAGATGAGTCGTGGTGTGGAG GTTTGGCTGGGAAGAACTCTACAAAAGCTCGATTCACTTTTGTTGGCAGTATGCCAGGAATTCAAGGGGGAGGGTTACATTACT GTGGTTGATGCATATGCGCTCATAGGTGACGTTTCTGGTCTTGCTGAGAAGATACAAAGCTTCTTCATGCAGGAAGTTCTCTCCGAAACTCAGTCTGTGTTGAAGAGTATTGTGCAAGAG gaccaGGAAGCAAAGATGCAAAATAGCAG GCTGACATATAGCGATCTGTGCCTTCAGATACCAGAATCCAAGTTTCGGAAGTGTTTGCTGAGAACACTAGCTGTCTTGTTTAGATTGATGTGCTCATATTATGAAATCATGAACTTTCAGCTCGAAAATCAG GTTTCAGCATGTCAAAGTTCAAGTACCAAGGAGAACTGTGACACCTCTTCGAATTCAGGAGAGATTCAGAAAAGTGATTCGGTTACGAAAATTTCTTGTAATGACCCAGGAAATAATGATTCTATTTCAGAATCTGTAAATGGAACTTCTGGTTCATCTTATACAGAGGAATTGACTAGAAATATCTCTTTGACTGATCCTCTAAGAACTACAGATTCCTCATCTATAGAATCTCATCATCCAGTTGATGTAGCTGGGAATGATAGCGATGAACCATCAAGCAGTGGATCCCCTTGGTATCAGCTGCGGAGCGATGCAACGGCCTTTGTGTCCCAAACTCTTCTTAGAGGACGCAAAAATCTTTGGCAACTCACAACAAGTCGAGTCTCGGTGTTGCTATCTTCAACTGCTGTTGGTTCAACAAGCATTCaccaatttttgaaaaattatgaaGATCTGAATGTCTTTATCTTAGCTGGGGAAGCCTTCTGTGGAGTTGAAGCAATTGAGTTCAGGCAGAAGTTGAAGGCTGTTTGTGAAAATTATTTTGCTGCGTTTCATAGGCAAAGTGCATAC gcACTTAAAATGGTTTTGGAAAAGGAGAGCTGGCTGACATTGCCACCAGATACGATTGAGGTAATCAGTTTTGCTGGGCTTGTTGGGGATGGAGCAGCACTAATCATTCCATCAAACAGCAACTCTACTAATGCCAGGGTACTTCATACCGACAAATTAGTTAACTCAGTTGATTCTGCTTACAAGAAGAGTGGGTTTACGCATTGGCTTAAAAGTGGAAATCCTTTTATATTGAAACTAACACATGCTTCTAGAGAGGGCCAGAGTCCTATACTAAATGGGAAAATCTCTGGAGACTACGATGGGGATGTAAATGtcaattttcttggtgataaGTTTTCTCCCAAAAAGGCTGATGTAAATCATATGAATGGTGCTACTGGCTCagaagatgaaaatgaagatcTTCTTGCGGACTTTATTGACGAGGATAGTCAACTTCCAAGTCGAATATCTAGACCAAATGTTTCAAGCTCTCGCTCTTCACATAGGATTGCAGATGAAATCACAGCACAAACAGGATCATCTCTTTGCCTTCTAAG GTCAATGGATAAATATGCTAGGCTTATGCAGAAATTAGAAGCTGTGAATATTGAGTTTTTTAAG GGAATATGCCAgttatttgagtttttcttctacTATGTATTTGAAACATTTGGCCAGCAAAATACTACCTCTAGTGGAAGGTCTTCAACTGATGTTCTTAATT ATCGTTTGAAGACGGCTTTATCCAGAATAATGCAAGATTGTGATCAGTGGATAAAACCGCAGTCGGGACCTTTTTCATCTGCGTCACCGACATCTTTGAATACATCGTTCGTACGTGCTGATGTAACACCTACTAGTCCCTCTAATACAAACTTTGGTCACTTGCAAGGCACGTCTTTTGGCCTCAAG GAAAGATGTGCTGGTGTTGAAACCATATCTCTTGTTGCTCAAATATTGCATAGATCTAAAGCTCATCTACAATCAATGCTTCTTCAAAAAAATCCAGTAATGGTTGAAGATTTCTATGTACACCTG GTGGATTCTGTACCAGATCTTGCAGAGCACATACACAGAACAACTGCAAGATTACTACTACAGATTAATGG CTATGTTGATCGAATTGCTAATGCGAAATGGGAAGTGAAAGAGCTTGGGCTGGAACATAATGG GTATGTGGATTTGTTGTTGGGCGAATTTAAGCACTATAAGACAAGGCTTGCTCATGGGGGAATCAATAAAGAG GTTCAGGACCAACTCTTAGAATATGGAGTTGAAATAGTGGCTGAAACTCTTGTTGAAGGTCTCTCAAGGGTGAAAAGGTGCACTGATGAAGGACGTGCTCTCATGTCGTTAGATCTTCAG